In the genome of Pseudomonas putida, one region contains:
- a CDS encoding aromatic ring-hydroxylating dioxygenase subunit alpha → MFLRNAWYAAAWDTEVKQALHATTLLGEPVVLYRKADGAVVALEDACPHRKLPLSMGRLQGDTVECGYHGLTFDGAGTCVKAACVSRIPQAAKVRSYPVHERYGLVWLWMGDPAQADHAKLLEIPEWDDPVWGLNRGDSMTIDCNYLYMTDNLLDPSHVAWVHQSSFGIAACESEPLQTQVNDDGVVVSRWLYDIDAAPFYRQYLKFEGRCDRLQYYEVRYPAHAIIKGVHTPAGSGGDGAPVHEKAFLMDSYNFMTPVDENRTRYYWFQLRNFDADDAEVSRQFAADVRHAFEEDRVVLSAVHAGMKQRQSPNIDLAIDAGPMRFRRGMERLIREEQQAALGLLDTVEVDSHA, encoded by the coding sequence ATGTTCTTGAGAAATGCCTGGTACGCCGCCGCCTGGGACACCGAAGTCAAGCAAGCGCTGCACGCCACCACGCTGTTGGGCGAGCCTGTGGTGCTCTACCGCAAGGCCGACGGCGCGGTGGTGGCGCTGGAAGACGCCTGCCCGCACCGCAAGCTGCCGCTGTCGATGGGGCGCCTGCAGGGCGACACGGTCGAGTGCGGCTATCACGGGCTGACCTTCGACGGCGCCGGCACCTGCGTGAAGGCCGCGTGTGTGTCGCGGATCCCGCAGGCGGCCAAGGTGCGCAGCTACCCGGTACACGAGCGCTACGGCCTGGTCTGGCTGTGGATGGGCGACCCGGCGCAGGCCGATCACGCCAAGCTGTTGGAGATCCCAGAGTGGGATGACCCGGTCTGGGGCCTGAACCGGGGCGATTCGATGACCATCGACTGCAACTACCTGTACATGACCGACAACCTGCTCGACCCATCCCATGTGGCCTGGGTCCATCAGAGCAGCTTCGGCATCGCGGCCTGCGAGTCCGAGCCTTTGCAGACCCAGGTGAACGACGATGGCGTGGTGGTCTCGCGCTGGTTGTATGACATCGACGCCGCGCCGTTCTACCGCCAGTACCTCAAGTTTGAAGGCCGCTGCGACCGCCTGCAGTACTACGAAGTGCGCTACCCGGCCCACGCCATCATCAAGGGCGTGCACACCCCGGCCGGCAGCGGCGGGGACGGCGCGCCGGTGCACGAAAAGGCCTTCCTGATGGATTCCTACAACTTCATGACCCCGGTCGACGAGAACCGCACCCGCTACTACTGGTTCCAGTTGCGCAACTTCGATGCCGACGACGCGGAGGTCTCTCGCCAGTTCGCTGCCGACGTGCGCCATGCCTTCGAGGAAGACCGCGTCGTGCTGTCGGCGGTACATGCCGGGATGAAACAACGCCAGAGCCCGAACATCGACCTGGCCATCGACGCTGGCCCCATGCGTTTTCGCCGTGGCATGGAGCGCTTGATCCGTGAGGAGCAGCAGGCGGCCCTTGGGCTGCTGGACACCGTCGAGGTGGACTCCCATGCCTGA
- a CDS encoding VOC family protein, whose product MHHAAPQAFDQLGFVVQDLDQSINHWLQLGVGPWTVFRDVQLQGNYQGQAVEVRMNVGLAYQGGLQIELIHTTSDGPSPYRDAQGLHHMAWLVDELDSAVARLRGRGLRPVFEAGNATTRVCYLENPNEPGVLFEVIEGAGLRQMIDHGIAQARDWDGEQPVRVFAA is encoded by the coding sequence ATGCACCACGCTGCTCCACAAGCCTTCGATCAGCTCGGATTCGTGGTCCAGGACCTGGACCAGAGCATCAACCACTGGCTGCAACTGGGCGTCGGCCCCTGGACGGTGTTTCGCGATGTCCAACTGCAGGGCAACTACCAAGGCCAGGCGGTGGAAGTTCGCATGAACGTGGGCCTGGCCTATCAGGGCGGCCTGCAGATCGAGCTGATCCACACCACCAGCGATGGCCCCTCCCCTTACCGCGACGCCCAAGGCCTGCACCACATGGCCTGGCTGGTGGACGAGCTGGACAGCGCCGTCGCCCGCCTGCGTGGGCGCGGCTTGCGACCGGTATTCGAAGCCGGCAACGCCACCACCCGCGTCTGCTACCTGGAAAACCCCAACGAGCCCGGTGTGCTGTTCGAAGTCATCGAAGGCGCAGGCCTGCGCCAGATGATCGACCACGGCATCGCTCAAGCCCGCGACTGGGATGGCGAGCAGCCGGTGCGGGTGTTCGCCGCCTGA
- a CDS encoding glucose 1-dehydrogenase, which translates to MSRLAGKVALITGAARGQGAAEARRFVAEGAKVVIADVLETEGRALAAELGDAARFQPLDVTNPEQWQAAVEVTQAQFGKLDVLVNNAAILRMAPLEHCSLEDYRRVIEVNQVGCWLGMKSVLAAMRQAGGGSIVNVSSTAGMEGVAYGTAYSSSKFAVRGMTKAAALELGASGIQVNSVHPGGIDTVMSRPPEMADFDPAQVYKGLPIPRIGQPEEVANLVLFLASDESSYCTGSEFIIDGGMLAGTTFG; encoded by the coding sequence ATGAGTCGATTGGCAGGCAAAGTCGCCCTGATCACCGGTGCCGCACGCGGCCAGGGCGCAGCAGAAGCCCGGCGTTTCGTCGCCGAGGGCGCGAAGGTGGTGATTGCCGATGTACTGGAAACCGAAGGCCGGGCCCTGGCCGCCGAGCTGGGTGACGCCGCGCGCTTCCAGCCCCTGGACGTCACCAACCCCGAGCAGTGGCAGGCCGCTGTCGAGGTGACCCAGGCGCAGTTCGGCAAGCTCGACGTGCTGGTCAACAACGCTGCCATTCTGCGCATGGCGCCGCTGGAACATTGCTCGCTGGAAGACTACCGCCGGGTGATCGAAGTCAACCAGGTCGGTTGCTGGCTGGGCATGAAGTCCGTGCTAGCGGCCATGCGCCAGGCCGGAGGCGGCTCGATCGTCAACGTCTCCTCCACTGCAGGCATGGAAGGCGTGGCCTACGGCACGGCCTATTCCTCGAGTAAATTCGCCGTGCGCGGCATGACCAAGGCCGCAGCCCTGGAGCTGGGCGCCTCGGGGATCCAGGTCAACTCGGTGCACCCGGGCGGTATCGACACCGTCATGTCGCGTCCACCGGAAATGGCCGACTTCGACCCCGCACAGGTCTACAAAGGTCTGCCGATTCCGCGCATCGGCCAGCCTGAGGAAGTGGCCAATCTGGTGCTGTTCCTGGCCAGTGACGAGTCCAGCTACTGCACCGGCTCCGAGTTCATCATCGACGGCGGCATGCTCGCCGGTACCACCTTTGGTTGA
- a CDS encoding LysR substrate-binding domain-containing protein yields MSQLPPLRALEVFEAVGLCGGITQAARRLGISPGAVSQQMKILEEAVGLGLTVKEGQRLRLNAAGQRFHEGCGQAFERLRAAYAELERSKNTNNLYISALPSLLSKWLAPLVAEWQAGYPQLSLYLDGTHTEPSEAQANGVDFRLSYGEGIHDDQHTIELFRDCVVPACSPRLLAEPVAPGQLLEHPLITIDWRPKFDSPPSWEQWFLETGVGVVQITNYRIYSLSSMAIQAAIDGQGIVLAQYSMISRDIASGQLVLPCLRALPMPASYYLTWNPGSIHRSHCRAFQRWLIERGRDQQEVSQRLLGD; encoded by the coding sequence ATGAGCCAACTCCCCCCCTTGCGTGCCCTGGAAGTCTTCGAAGCCGTCGGCCTGTGCGGCGGCATCACCCAAGCCGCCCGGCGCCTGGGCATTTCGCCCGGCGCCGTCAGCCAGCAGATGAAGATTCTCGAAGAGGCCGTTGGCCTGGGCCTGACGGTCAAGGAAGGCCAGCGCCTGCGCCTGAACGCCGCCGGCCAGCGCTTTCACGAAGGCTGCGGTCAGGCCTTCGAACGCCTGCGCGCAGCCTACGCGGAGCTGGAACGCTCCAAGAACACCAACAACCTTTACATCAGCGCCCTGCCCTCGCTGCTCTCCAAATGGCTGGCACCGCTGGTGGCCGAATGGCAGGCGGGCTACCCGCAACTGAGCCTCTATCTTGACGGCACCCATACCGAACCCTCCGAGGCCCAGGCCAACGGCGTGGACTTTCGCCTGAGCTACGGCGAGGGCATCCACGACGACCAGCACACCATCGAGCTGTTCCGCGACTGTGTAGTCCCCGCGTGCAGCCCACGCCTGCTGGCCGAACCCGTGGCGCCAGGGCAACTGCTCGAACACCCGCTGATCACCATCGATTGGCGACCGAAGTTCGACTCGCCACCTTCCTGGGAGCAGTGGTTCCTGGAGACGGGGGTCGGTGTGGTGCAGATCACCAACTACCGGATCTACTCGCTCTCTTCGATGGCCATCCAGGCCGCTATCGACGGCCAAGGCATCGTCCTGGCGCAGTACTCGATGATCAGCCGCGACATCGCCAGCGGCCAACTGGTACTGCCCTGCCTGCGCGCACTGCCGATGCCGGCCTCGTACTACCTGACCTGGAACCCCGGCAGCATCCACCGCAGCCACTGCCGGGCGTTCCAGCGCTGGCTGATCGAACGGGGACGCGATCAGCAAGAGGTCAGCCAACGGTTGTTGGGCGACTGA
- a CDS encoding FAD-binding oxidoreductase, with amino-acid sequence MPDALPTAQGFARFEVTAKVRESATITSLLLKPALNDAPIAFRPGQFIVVRIPQAQGPQVLRAYSLSSDPDDARQLRISVKHEQAPAHLPGVPAGVGSSFLHEALQVGGQLDIAGPSGNFVLDEDSDRPVLLFSGGVGLTPMVSMLHRLVTHSKRAVYFVHACENGGVHALREEVLALAARRPGVQVHFCYRAPTAQDLQSGHHHSSGLVTRQTLQRLLPLDDYDAYLCGPRPFMQANWRLLRGLGIERSRIRFEFFGPATILEEDEPAAPPLAPVMPATEGALSVRFEPSGQAVPWDAACPSLLDCAEQAGLTPPFSCRAGLCNACMTPLLSGTVEYAEAPLAEPAPGHVLLCCARPTSPVVLALGGK; translated from the coding sequence ATGCCTGACGCCCTTCCCACCGCACAGGGCTTTGCACGCTTTGAGGTGACGGCCAAGGTGCGTGAGAGCGCGACCATCACCTCGCTGCTGCTCAAGCCTGCGCTGAACGATGCGCCCATCGCGTTTCGTCCGGGGCAGTTCATCGTGGTGCGCATCCCCCAGGCCCAGGGCCCGCAAGTGCTGCGCGCCTACAGCCTGTCCAGCGACCCGGACGATGCGCGGCAGTTGCGCATCTCGGTCAAGCACGAGCAGGCCCCGGCGCACCTGCCTGGCGTGCCGGCGGGGGTAGGGTCGAGCTTTCTGCATGAGGCGCTGCAGGTGGGTGGGCAGCTCGATATCGCTGGACCCTCGGGCAATTTCGTCCTGGACGAAGACAGCGATCGCCCCGTGCTGCTGTTCAGTGGCGGCGTGGGCCTGACGCCCATGGTGAGCATGTTGCACCGGCTGGTGACCCATTCGAAGCGGGCAGTGTATTTCGTCCACGCCTGCGAGAACGGTGGCGTGCATGCCTTGCGCGAGGAAGTGCTGGCGCTGGCGGCCAGGCGACCCGGGGTGCAGGTGCATTTCTGCTACCGGGCGCCCACGGCGCAAGACCTGCAAAGCGGCCATCACCACAGCAGTGGCCTGGTGACCCGCCAGACCCTGCAGAGGCTGCTGCCGCTGGATGACTACGACGCCTACCTGTGCGGGCCGCGGCCATTCATGCAGGCCAACTGGCGGCTGTTGCGCGGCCTGGGCATCGAGCGCTCGCGCATTCGCTTCGAGTTCTTTGGCCCGGCGACGATCCTTGAGGAGGACGAGCCCGCCGCGCCACCGCTGGCCCCGGTGATGCCGGCGACCGAGGGCGCGTTGAGCGTGCGCTTCGAGCCGTCGGGCCAGGCGGTGCCTTGGGACGCCGCTTGCCCATCGCTGCTCGATTGCGCCGAGCAGGCGGGCCTGACGCCGCCGTTCAGTTGCCGTGCCGGGTTGTGCAATGCCTGCATGACGCCGCTGCTCAGCGGCACGGTCGAGTACGCCGAGGCGCCGCTGGCCGAGCCCGCGCCTGGGCATGTCCTGTTGTGTTGTGCCCGCCCGACATCGCCGGTGGTCCTGGCGTTGGGCGGCAAGTAG